CAGGTATACATGAGTCAGAAGGTCTGGGATCAGATTCAGGCGGCTATGAACGAAGTGGTTACCCTGATCAACCAGGCCTCGGGCGATACGCGACCTGATGCACCCGCCCTCGAACTCTCAAAGCGCATTTTTGAACGGATTATTCAAAAAGACCGCCAACCAACGGCCGATGCCCTCCGTGCCGTGAAAGAAGAAATTCAAGCCATGTTTATGTAACGCGGTGATGCGCCATTCCGCCATTATGTCGTCGTCAATCAAAACACGGCCGACGATACCATAAGGGCTTTTTGCAGAGCTGACTGATTGATGGCTAAGGCAATCTCTTCATCCAACAGGGTTTGGATGATTTCTTCAGTTGGTAGATTCCCGGTTAACGCATCGGCGGCCATTGGGCATCCGCCAAAGCCGCGTAACGCACCGTCGATACGGTTAACCCCAGCCCGAACGGCCGCTCGTACTTTTACCCGAGCCTCACCCGGACGTGCATGCAGGTGAGCCCCAAATTCAACTGATGGAAATGTTTGAATCAACAGTTGAAAAAGTGTTTCGATCGCTTCGGGTGTCGAAGAGCCAATGGTATCGGATGGAGCAATAATACCTATTCTCAGTTGCAGAAGTTTTTCCGTAAAGTCACTGACGATAGCTGAACTATATGGATCGCCATAGGGATTACCGAATCCCATCGATAAGTAAACCACCAATTGCTTACCCGACTCTACACAAAGCTGCTGCATATCGGCCACTTCAATAAACGCCTGAGCAATTGTCCTGTTGGTATTGCGCTGCTGAAAAGTCTCCGAAACGGATAAGGGGAAGCCAATGTATTGAATTTGCGGATAAGCGACCGCCTGTTCGGCACCTCGTCGATTGGCCACAATGGCCAGTAGTTTGGTTCGCGTAACGGTTAGGTCAAGACCCGCCAATACCTCGGCAGTATCCCGCATCTGAGGGATCACCTTAGGCGATACGAAACTCCCAAAATCCAATGTATCGAACCCAACCTGTAAGAGTGTATTGAGGTACTGAATTTTGAGGTCAGTCGGAACAAAATGGTCCAGCCCCTGCATCGCATCGCGAGGACACTCGATTAGTTTCATCGACGTACAGTTTGGCGCGTCAAAAAGGCGAACATGAGCATCACCATTCCGCAGATCGCTAGCCCCCCGGCTTCGCGGGCCATTTCGATATTCAGACTACGCATACCTACTTCACTGAACAGAAACCCTTCAAATTTCGGAGGCCACTGATACACTGCTGACGCAAAAAACAGGACGGCCAGTACAACAAAAAACCACCAACGCCCCAGATTGGCGTAGGCCATAAAACAGGCTGCAGCTGCCACGCCATAAATAGGAATCCAAACTTCAGGGTCGGGATCGTTGTATTGGAATGCTGCAAATAGAATAAACAACAGTCCGAAAATGATCGCCAGTGTTTTACGCATAGTTTACTGGAGTTAAATGGAGTTAGAACGATACATACGATGGCAGGAATAAGTTTCACGAGTGCCGTTCCTACTGCTCTACCCCAGTTGATTAAAATCACCCTTAGTTACAATATTCCGCCACGGCGTTGGCAGCGTCGACATAACCCAGCGTCTGTGCCTGTTTCAGACTCAGGCAGGCCGACTCACGGTCGTTTTGCAAAACCTGGGCAATACCCAGCCCATAAAACGCTTTCCCAAATTTAGGGTCTGCCTTAACGGCCTGCTGAAAATCGGCAATGGCCCCCGCCAGATCTTTCTGCTGGAATCGCAGGTTTCCCCGGTTATAAAAGGCCAGCGCATTTTGCGAATCTAACGCGATTGCCTGTGAGAAATCCGTCATAGCTGGTTGAATCTGCCCCTGCGTTGCAAACAACTGCCCCCGATTCAGAAAGAGTTCGGCGCTAATTTGTTTGCTCGTATCGGGTGCCAGCCGAATCGCGTCCGAATAATCTTTCAACGCACCTGTCAGATCATTTTGAGCCACCTTAAGCAATCCACGGTTATAATAGGGCCGATAGAAGTTTGGCTGAAGTTTAATAGCCTGGTCATAATCGAGGGTAGCATTGGCATATTCCTTTAGTTCAAAATAAGCCACTCCTCTCGAATTAAACGCTTCCACATTTCCGGCATCGGCATTGATCGCCTGATTTAAGGCCTGAACAGCCTCCCGAAATTTTCCTTCTTTTAAATACCCCCTCCCCTGTTCCAGGTAGTTGTCTGATGAGTTGCAGGCAAAGCATGCAATTAAAAGAGCGAAAGAGTGAATGAGTGAATGAGCGAATAGCTGACGCGTTCCTGCTCGCTTTTTCACCTCCGGGCGGCCCCATCTTTCGCTCTTTCGCACTTTCACTCTTTCACCGCCGGGCGGCCCCGTCTTTCGCTCTTTATACATCACGTTCAAAATTGATTTTTTACAAAGGTATGCCCGAAAATTTGTCGTTGACGAATAGTTGTATAACTTTGCATCGGCAAATCGGTGCTACCAGCTCCTGCTGAATCCCCCAGGTCTTGACCGAAGCAAGGGTAGGTGGTTGTAGCGGTGAGACATTGGTTTGCCATTTTTTATTTCCGCCTATTGCGGTTATGTCGTTTAGGGGTCATGCATTTAGCACTATCAGGCCGCTAAATTCCGAAAACCCAACATGCATCTACTGAACCAGCTTACTACCTCGTTTCAGCAACATTTCCAGGCCGACCCGCTGTTAATCTGCTCTCCCGGCCGTGTCAACCTCATTGGTGAACATACCGATTACAACGAAGGGTTTGTGCTTCCGGCCGCTATCGACAAAGCCATATACCTAGCTGTTGGCCCTCGTACTGATCACGAATTACACTTTGTAGCCCACGATCTGAATAAAACATATCAGGGGTTACTGTCTCATCTGGAACCAACACATACATGGGCAGATTACCTCCTTGGCGTGGTTGCCCAGATGCGCCTGGCAGGTTACGAATTCACCGGCTTTAACTGTATTTTCAGTGGTACGATTCCAATGGGCGCAGGCCTTTCATCGTCGGCAGCGCTGGAAAATGGAGTAGGCTTCGCCCTGAACGAACTGTTTGGGTTAGGTCTTGATCGGATCGATTTAGTTAAATTGTCTCAACGGGCTGAAAATGAGTTTGTGGGTGCCAAAGTGGGGATCATGGATATGTTTGCCAGCATGATGGGCAAGGCTGACCATGTTATCAAACTCGATTGCCGCTCCCTCAACTATACCTACGCTCCTCTACAGATGGAGGGCATCCGTATTGTTCTGTGCGATTCTCAGGTCAAACATTCGCTGGTTACTTCTGAATACAACACCCGCCGGGCCGAATGTGAAGCGGGCGTTCGTTTCCTTCAGACCTTCTACCCTGACATCAAAAGCCTGCGCGATGTGTCGATGACTATGCTCGATCAGCATCTACGGGATACCGAGCCGTTGATTTATCGGCGTTGTGCCTACGTTGTTCAGGAAAATGCCCGCTTACTGGCTGGCGTTGAAGCCCTGGAAGCAAACGATATAGCCGCTTTTGGTCAGTTGATGTATGGCTCGCATGAGGGTCTGAGCAAGAACTACGAAGTTAGCTGCCCTGAACTAGATATTCTGGTCGACATTGCTCGAACTCATCCGGGTGTATTTGGGGCTCGAATGATGGGAGGAGGCTTTGGTGGGTGCACCATCAATCTGGTACGCGAAGAGGCCCTTGACTCATTTACCGAATTGATTACCAAACAATACAAAGCCCAAACCGCTAAAGATACGTACCTTCACGTCTGTAAAATCCAGAACGGAACAGGTATCATCAAAAACCAATAGGTTAGTAAGTAAATAAGCCAAAACCAGCCTTATACACGTACTGACCGCAGATCAATTAATAACTCTATTTTACCATGAAATTTTTCATTGACACGGCCAATCTGGCCGACATTCGCGAAGCCCAGCAAATGGGGATTCTTGACGGGGTGACAACTAATCCTTCACTGATGGCTAAAGAAGGCATTACAGGAAAAGACAACGTAATGCGCCATTACAAAGAAATCTGCGACATCGTTCAGAACGACGTTAGTGCAGAGGTTATCTCGGTCACCTACGACGAAATGATCAAAGAAGGCGAAGAGTTGGCTGAGATCGATGAGAACATCGTAGTAAAAGTGCCGATGAGCGCCGATAGCATCAAAGCCATTAAATATTTCTCGGAAAAAGGCATCCGTACCAACTGTACGCTGGTGTTCTCGGCAGGTCAGGCACTGCTGGCAGCCAAAGCTGGTGCTACGTATGTATCACCGTTCGTAGGCCGGTTAGATGATGTTTCGACCGATGGCATCGAGCTGATTCAGCAAATCGTAAATATCTATACCAACTACGGCTATACAACCGAAGTACTGGCTGCGTCGGTACGTCACCCAATGCACGTTATCCAATGCGCTGAAATCGGCGCAGACGTAATGACGGCTCCGTTGAGTGTTATGAAAATGTTGCTCAACCACCCATTAACTGACATTGGCCTGGCTAAATTCCTGGCCGATCACGCAAAAGCTGAGAAAAAGTAATTTTTTAGGGTATTCGGTTTATAGATTACGGTGGCTGGTGCGTTTTAGGTTGCGTTAGCCACCGTAATCTATAAACCGTAAACCAAAAACTGATTTATGTTTTCCTCTGAACCCGTTCTTACCCTCGACCACGCCGATATTTATCAGGGCAAGAAGTTAATCCTGGGCGATGTATCGTTCCGAATAGATAAGGGCGATTTTGTTTATTTGATTGGCCGTACGGGAAGTGGAAAAACATCCTTACTAAAAACTTTATACGCCGATCTGTGGCTGCAGAATGGTACAGGCACAGTGGCCGGCTTTTCGCTCGACTCGCTAAAGCCCCGCGACATTCCGATGCTGCGCCGGAAAATTGGCATTGTCTTTCAGGACTTTCAGCTGTTTTTCGACCGTTCAGTAGAAGACAATCTTAAGTTTGTTCTGAAAGCAACGGGCTGGAACAATAAGACTGACATGAACAACCGCATTGCCGACGTGCTGATGCAGGTAGGCCTGGGAACTGCTCAGAAAAAAATGCCGCACCAACTCTCGGGTGGCGAACAACAACGGGTTGTTATCGCCCGCGCTATGCTCAATGAACCGCTGATCCTTATTGCCGATGAGCCAACCGGGAACCTCGACCCATCGGTGTCGGACCAGATCATGAAAGTATTTCAGGCTATCAACAATGCCGGTACGGCTGTACTGATGGCTACGCATAACTATGACCTGTTGAACAAATACCCAGCTCGCGTACTGCGTTGTCAGGAAGGGCAGGTTATTGAGTTGGCAGGTTAACCGTTTGCTCATTTTTTTAGACCAGCCTTTCCTCCTATGCCCTTTGGTCGTCGTCCCTTCCTTCGTTCATTAGTAGCTGGTACGGGAGCTTCTCTACTTACTTCGAATCAGGCTGCTCAGGCTTATTTGCCTACCAAAACCGCATCTGTTTCCTGTAATTCATACGCCTGGCTGACTTTCTATAACCGCCAGGGTAAAACCTGGATGGCCGACCCGGATGCTTCTCTTCAGGAGTTTGTTCAGGCAGGGCTAACGGCTTATGAACCTGCGGTCAACACCGCCGATGATGTAGTCAAACTGATTCCATTACTGGCGAAGCACAAACTGACAATGCCATCATTGTATGTGAACAGTACACTCCACCGGACCGATGAAGCGCAGAAATCGATTGAGTCTGTTTTAAACATTGCCGAAGCAGCCCGGCAGGCTGGTACTACCATTTTTGTAACCAACCCTAGTCCGATCCAATGGGGTAGTGAAAAAGATAAAACCGATGCGGATTTGACGGAGCAGGCCAAAAACCTTGACCGATTAGGTGCTGAATTACGCAAGCGAGGTATCACCCTGGCCTATCATACCCATGCCCCTGAACACCGCCAGGCCGCCCGTGAGTTTCATCACATGCTGCTGGCCACAGACCCCAAAAACGTGTCGCTCTGTCTGGATGCCCACTGGGTGTATCGCGGTTCCGGGAATTCGCAGGTAGCTCTGTTCGACGTAGTTAAATTGTACGGTAAGCGCATCATAGAGATTCACATCCGGCAATCGCGGGAGGGCATCTGGCAGGAAACATTTGGCGACGGCGACATCAATTACCGTCGCCTGACTAGCGACCTGAAAGCGCTGAATGTTCGCCCTCTGTTGGTGCTGGAGCAATGTCTTGAGAAAGGTTCGCCCAACACCATGGGCCCTGTCGAAGCGCACAAGCAGGATTTAATCTACGCCAAAGAGGTATTTTCGGGATTGATCGGATAATGAAACAAAGAGATTAATTGACGGTTATTTATGCTGATAGCTACCGAACAGCTACCACATAACTACCAACATAATTAAACTCACGTTAGCATTATGCAACCCAATATTGGTCTCGAAGAAGATGTACTGAAACAGGACAATACCCTGCTCAACGACTTTCTGTCGGATTTGCACGTCCTGTATATCAAAACCCGAAAATATCACTGGAACGTGGCTGGACCGAATTTCATGGAGTACCATAAATTCTTTGAAAGTCAGTATAAAGCCATCGAAGCCGAAATCGATGAAGTTGCTGAGCGTATTCGCCAATTAGGTGGTAAGCCGCTGGCCACTATGGCTGAATTCCTCCATAATACCAGTCTGAAAGAGGACACAGGTACGCCGAAAAGTACGGCCGACATGTTCAAAAACCTGCTCTCCGACCACGAGCAGATCATTCGTGAACTTCGCGACGACGTTGATAAATGCGCCGATGAACTCAATGATGCCGGTACTGCCGATTTCCTGACGAAGTCCATGGAAGATCACGAAGCAATGGCCTGGATGCTACGAAAATATCTTTCGTAGTGAATAATTGATAATGTACAATGTATAATTGGGGAGTTCTTCACTTTTCATTATACATTGTACATTATCAATTATTTTCACCTGTGCCCAAATCGCTTTCCCTTCGCTCTGGTCTTGGTAGTATTTTATTCTGGTCGGTTATTTCGGCCGCATTTATTGGCCCCGGTACCGTCACTACCTGTGCAATGGCAGGTTCCCGATTCGGTTTAGACCTGCTTTGGGCACTTACATTTTCCACGATTGGCACCATTCTTTTACAGGAAGCTGCCGCCCGAATTACGATCGCATCTGGCTTGAGCCTGGGTGAGTTGATTACTCAGCTTTATGGTGCTAAGATCCGCTGGCTTATGTCATTGCTGTTTGGTGCTGTAGCACTGGGTTGTGCGGCTTACCAGGCAGGAAATATATTAGGTGCCGTTTCGGGCTTAGCCCTCCTGACGGGCAGTTCTACCCAATTCATGACCGTACTGGTGGGGTTGGTTTGTATTCTTTTACTAGGGCGTGGCTCTATCCGACTTATCGCTAACGTGCTCGGTTTGATTGTTTTTGCCATGGGGGCAGCCTTTGTCTATGTAGCTTTAAATTCTGATTCCCCTGCAGAAACGGTTGCCAAAGCCTTAGTGATCCCCAGCTTACCCTCCGAATCTTTGGTTCTGGTTATTGGTCTGATCGGTACAACTATAGTGCCTTACAATTTATTTCTTGGGTCTGGGCTGGGGCAGCATCAATCACTCGCAGAAATGCGATTGGGTATTAGTTTAGCTGTACTGATTGGAGGAATAATTTCAATGTCCATTTTGATTGCCGGGACGTTGGTAACCGGTGATTTTTCGTTTCAGATAGTTGCTCAGGAGCTTAGCAAACGATTAGGAAATTGGGCTGGCATCTTATTTGCTTTCGGGCTTTTTGCGGCAGGCTTCACCTCATGTCTTACGGCTCCCTTAGCGGCTGCAGTTACCGCAAAAAGCCTTCTTGGCTGGTCAGAATCGTCGTTAGCGTATAGGTGTGTTTGGCTCATCGTAATGGTAATTGGGATAACGTTTGGCTTATTAGGGGTTAAACCAGTCCCTATCATTATTCTGGCACAGGTTGCTAATGGTCTGTTGCTGCCCATTGTAACCACGTTTTTATTGCTGGCCGTTAATAATAAAACTATACTTTCGGTAAACTACCGGAATACCTGGTGGCAAAACATAGCAATGGTCATCGTTGTTGTTGTAACGGCTTTCCTGGGTATCCGTAACCTTTGGCTGGCCTTTCAATAGATTTAAACCAAAATGAGCAGGGGCATGCGATAAGCAATTGCTTATTGCATGCCCCTGCTCATTTTACCATGGAAAACTTATTATTTTTTCTTATTCACCTCTCGCTCAAGCTGTTCGATTCGCTTTTGCTGTTCAATAAGCCGAAGAGTCATTTCTTCATTCTGCTTTACCAGCGTGGCCAGCAGCGTGGTTAGGTCTACCCCTTGTTTAACCATTTCGGTAGCACTGGGCACTCCGGGCAGGTGTTTGTTCTGCTGAATGTATTTTTCTACCTCGGTCAACGACGGGAGCTTATACGACGGTGCAAATACATAGTCGGCCCATTGATTTTCTGACGATGGTTGTACACGCATAGCCGTAGCCGACAAATGCGCTCCTAAGGTCACATCCCCTTTTTCATCAACCGTGAGGAACTTAGCAGCCGTTGCGTTATTGACTGGCGAGTTTGCCGTCATATTCGTTAGTCGAAGACCACTACGTCCATCTGTACCCGCTGTTAATTCGAGTCGATTTTGGGGGGCGGATGTTCCAATACCCACATTAACGTTATTACCCAGAACCATAGCATTGCTGGTTAATACCCGAGCATTGGCGCCAATGGCTGTTGCATTCGACAAGCCAACTCCTACCCCAATGGCATTAGCGCCGATCAGTGTGTTGTCCTGCCCATTTAAGCCATTAACACCCGAATTTGGCCCTATAAACAGGTTCCGATTACCGCGTTGGTTACCCTGACCGGCATTGAAACCAATAAATACGTTATCACTACCGTCGGTATTGAGTTTACCCGCTTCATAACCGACAAAGGTATTATGGCTACCGACTGTGTTGGGGAAGCCTGCTTTATAGCCAAAATACGTGTTGTAGGAGCCAGTTGTGTTACCCTGTCCCGCCTGACTACCCATAAAGGTATTGTAGGTGCCAGATCCACCGACAACCGCACTCGTACTTTGGCCGATGATCAGGTTATAGGTACCGTTAGGTGATTGAAAACTGACGACCTGATTATCAGGCGTAACTACCTGACTCTGGGCATGCACCTCTGCCATAAGGCCAGAAGTAATCAGGGCTAAAACGAGAGTAGAAACTTTCATAATAAAAATGGCTACGGAAATACTTAGTAAATATAGCAAAAATCATTCCGAACTATTATTACCAATCCACTATGGATGAATGCATTAATTAGCCTAAAATCTACTATTCGGTAAAACTTGCAGCCTAGTACCCGGTGCATTGGGCAACGACGTTATCCCTAACCAGCTACCCGCTAAACTTTGACCCAATTATCTGATAGCTGATCAACAACATTGATCCAAAAATGCCCAGGCTAAAAACGCGCATAGTATACATAATGGGTAGCACCTTCCTGCAATAAAGTGTATAAACCTATTCGGTTCGTAAGCTTTTGACAGGATTCATCAAAGCCGCTTTAATGGCCTGATAACTGACTGTCAGCACGGCGACGAGTATGGCCAGTCCACCCGCCAGGGCAAAGAACCACCATTCCACCTCTATTCTATAAGCAAAGTCCCTGAGCCACTGGCTCATAACATATCCGGCAATTGGCGACGCAATCAGTAGAGCGACAAAAATCAGCTTCAGATAATTGGTCAGCAACAGCGTGATAATGCTGACGATTGAGGCTCCCAGTACCTTTCGGACCCCAATCTCCTTAGTGCGTTGATGGGTCGTAAAAGCCGCCAGACCGAACAATCCCAGGCAGGCAATCATCACTGCCAACCCGGCGAAAATACTGACGAGCTGGCCAATGCGTTGATCAGACTGGTACATCGTGTTGAATCGTTCGTTCAGGAAGGAGTAGGCAAACGGATTGGCAGTCTCTGCCTTCCATCGTTGCTCGATGGTCGATAGCAGGCTTGGGATATCGTCCGTTCGGATACGCAAGGCCAACTGTCCATTGTCGCCACCGTAGAATAACAGTAATGGAGCGATACGCTGGTGCATGGATTCGAAATGAAAGTCTTTTACCACGCCAATGACGGTATATGTCTGTTTACTTCCTTCGGTTCCATCGCCTACTGTCGAAAGCTGTTTTCCAATGGGCGAATTTTTAAATCCATATTCCCGGACGGCAGCTTCATTCAGCAGAACAGCCGATTTATCGGCCGGATAGGCTTTCGAAAAGTTGCGCCCCTGCGCCAAACGAATACCTAACGTAGACAGGTAATCGTCATCAACGTAATAGCTTTTTGTACGATACACTCCGCTTCGTGCTCCATCCTGAATCTGAATCCCATCCACACTCTGACTCGACGATCCGGCAGGCAGAAATCCAGCTTTCGATACCTGAATTACCGATGCTAGTTTGGCCAGGTCATCTTTAAATGCGTTGAGTTTTGGTCCAAGCACCTGTGTATCATGTAAGACCAAGACTTGCTCTTTGTCGAAACCAACCTTTTTGTTCTGCATAAACCGCAGTTGCTGGTTAGCGACAATAGTAGCGATGATCATTCCTATCGAGACAACAAACTGAACGGTCACCAGGGCATTACGAAGCCATCCACTCCGCAAACTGACCTGCATTCTGCCATTAAGCACTGTAATGGGCTTGAACGAAGAGAGCACAAAAGCCGGGTAGCTACCAGCCAATAGGCCAATCACCAGGCAGGCTATTACTACCCCAACGAGCATCTTACCATTCAAAATGGCACCGAGCGTAAACTGTTTTCCGGCCAGTGCATTGAAACTTGGCAATAGGAACAAAACGAGTCCAAGTGCCAACCCCAAGGCCAGAAAGGTGAGTAAAACTGATTCAGTCAGAAATTGACTAACCAATTGCTTACGAACCGAACCTAGCACTTTACGTATGCCCACTTCTTTAGAACGCCCTGCCGACCCGACGGTGGATAGGTTCATGAAGTTGATACACGCCAATAAAAGAATGAACAGCGCGATCACTGAAAAAATATAGACGTATTTGATATCGCTATTAGGCGCTAGCTCATCATCTAAATTAGACTGTAAATGAATGGATGTAATAGGCTGGAAAACAAAGCCAAATCCATTCCCTTTTTTGAGGAACTCAGAAAGTGTCATCCCAAAGAATTCATTGATTTCTGAGGCCATATATTTGCTGACAAACCCCCGGCTTATGCCTTCCACCTGCTGGATAGAGTACCCTTCCCGAAGCCGTACATAGGTGTAGGCACCACTGGCTAGCCATTTATTGCCTGTTTTGACAGACTGTAATGAGCCAAACATATCGTAATGAAAATGCGTATTTGATGGCACATCTTCACATACACCCGTTATCCGAAAAAGGCCCAAATTGCCCATCGACAACGTTTTCCCAATGGGGTCTGTCTGACCAAAATATTTTCGGGCGATGGTTTCTGTCAGAACAAGCGTATTAGGTTCAACAAGTGCCCTCGCCTGGTTACCCTTCAGCATTGGGAAATTGAAAACAGAGAAAAAATTGGAGTCGACAAAAGCTACATTTTCCTCTTTAACGATGTTCTCACCATGTTTTACCAGGAATGCCCCTTCCCGACGCAAACGAGTAACAGCCTCTACCCCAGGGCATTCCTGCAGGAGAGTTTGTCCGGTTGGCCCATATGCATAGGCCAGGTTAATATCCTTTG
This window of the Spirosoma aerolatum genome carries:
- a CDS encoding Dps family protein — protein: MQPNIGLEEDVLKQDNTLLNDFLSDLHVLYIKTRKYHWNVAGPNFMEYHKFFESQYKAIEAEIDEVAERIRQLGGKPLATMAEFLHNTSLKEDTGTPKSTADMFKNLLSDHEQIIRELRDDVDKCADELNDAGTADFLTKSMEDHEAMAWMLRKYLS
- a CDS encoding hydroxymethylglutaryl-CoA lyase; this translates as MKLIECPRDAMQGLDHFVPTDLKIQYLNTLLQVGFDTLDFGSFVSPKVIPQMRDTAEVLAGLDLTVTRTKLLAIVANRRGAEQAVAYPQIQYIGFPLSVSETFQQRNTNRTIAQAFIEVADMQQLCVESGKQLVVYLSMGFGNPYGDPYSSAIVSDFTEKLLQLRIGIIAPSDTIGSSTPEAIETLFQLLIQTFPSVEFGAHLHARPGEARVKVRAAVRAGVNRIDGALRGFGGCPMAADALTGNLPTEEIIQTLLDEEIALAINQSALQKALMVSSAVF
- a CDS encoding ABC transporter permease yields the protein MGRKPTSSQSGRQSPPRWADRLLEWFVAPHLLEYVQGDLHETFHKQVIEIGPTRARRAYIRAVLHCLTPFFAKRQTAEPSRTIEHKYPKPMLSAMLSNYLTIAFRNLWRHKAFTAINIVGLAIGLATCLLIVLFVLHELSYDRYHTHADRLYRVTLYGRMDAKDINLAYAYGPTGQTLLQECPGVEAVTRLRREGAFLVKHGENIVKEENVAFVDSNFFSVFNFPMLKGNQARALVEPNTLVLTETIARKYFGQTDPIGKTLSMGNLGLFRITGVCEDVPSNTHFHYDMFGSLQSVKTGNKWLASGAYTYVRLREGYSIQQVEGISRGFVSKYMASEINEFFGMTLSEFLKKGNGFGFVFQPITSIHLQSNLDDELAPNSDIKYVYIFSVIALFILLLACINFMNLSTVGSAGRSKEVGIRKVLGSVRKQLVSQFLTESVLLTFLALGLALGLVLFLLPSFNALAGKQFTLGAILNGKMLVGVVIACLVIGLLAGSYPAFVLSSFKPITVLNGRMQVSLRSGWLRNALVTVQFVVSIGMIIATIVANQQLRFMQNKKVGFDKEQVLVLHDTQVLGPKLNAFKDDLAKLASVIQVSKAGFLPAGSSSQSVDGIQIQDGARSGVYRTKSYYVDDDYLSTLGIRLAQGRNFSKAYPADKSAVLLNEAAVREYGFKNSPIGKQLSTVGDGTEGSKQTYTVIGVVKDFHFESMHQRIAPLLLFYGGDNGQLALRIRTDDIPSLLSTIEQRWKAETANPFAYSFLNERFNTMYQSDQRIGQLVSIFAGLAVMIACLGLFGLAAFTTHQRTKEIGVRKVLGASIVSIITLLLTNYLKLIFVALLIASPIAGYVMSQWLRDFAYRIEVEWWFFALAGGLAILVAVLTVSYQAIKAALMNPVKSLRTE
- a CDS encoding cell division ATP-binding protein FtsE, which encodes MFSSEPVLTLDHADIYQGKKLILGDVSFRIDKGDFVYLIGRTGSGKTSLLKTLYADLWLQNGTGTVAGFSLDSLKPRDIPMLRRKIGIVFQDFQLFFDRSVEDNLKFVLKATGWNNKTDMNNRIADVLMQVGLGTAQKKMPHQLSGGEQQRVVIARAMLNEPLILIADEPTGNLDPSVSDQIMKVFQAINNAGTAVLMATHNYDLLNKYPARVLRCQEGQVIELAG
- a CDS encoding transmembrane 220 family protein; translated protein: MRKTLAIIFGLLFILFAAFQYNDPDPEVWIPIYGVAAAACFMAYANLGRWWFFVVLAVLFFASAVYQWPPKFEGFLFSEVGMRSLNIEMAREAGGLAICGMVMLMFAFLTRQTVRR
- the galK gene encoding galactokinase → MHLLNQLTTSFQQHFQADPLLICSPGRVNLIGEHTDYNEGFVLPAAIDKAIYLAVGPRTDHELHFVAHDLNKTYQGLLSHLEPTHTWADYLLGVVAQMRLAGYEFTGFNCIFSGTIPMGAGLSSSAALENGVGFALNELFGLGLDRIDLVKLSQRAENEFVGAKVGIMDMFASMMGKADHVIKLDCRSLNYTYAPLQMEGIRIVLCDSQVKHSLVTSEYNTRRAECEAGVRFLQTFYPDIKSLRDVSMTMLDQHLRDTEPLIYRRCAYVVQENARLLAGVEALEANDIAAFGQLMYGSHEGLSKNYEVSCPELDILVDIARTHPGVFGARMMGGGFGGCTINLVREEALDSFTELITKQYKAQTAKDTYLHVCKIQNGTGIIKNQ
- a CDS encoding tetratricopeptide repeat protein codes for the protein MYKERKTGPPGGERVKVRKSERWGRPEVKKRAGTRQLFAHSLIHSFALLIACFACNSSDNYLEQGRGYLKEGKFREAVQALNQAINADAGNVEAFNSRGVAYFELKEYANATLDYDQAIKLQPNFYRPYYNRGLLKVAQNDLTGALKDYSDAIRLAPDTSKQISAELFLNRGQLFATQGQIQPAMTDFSQAIALDSQNALAFYNRGNLRFQQKDLAGAIADFQQAVKADPKFGKAFYGLGIAQVLQNDRESACLSLKQAQTLGYVDAANAVAEYCN
- the fsa gene encoding fructose-6-phosphate aldolase, which translates into the protein MKFFIDTANLADIREAQQMGILDGVTTNPSLMAKEGITGKDNVMRHYKEICDIVQNDVSAEVISVTYDEMIKEGEELAEIDENIVVKVPMSADSIKAIKYFSEKGIRTNCTLVFSAGQALLAAKAGATYVSPFVGRLDDVSTDGIELIQQIVNIYTNYGYTTEVLAASVRHPMHVIQCAEIGADVMTAPLSVMKMLLNHPLTDIGLAKFLADHAKAEKK
- a CDS encoding Nramp family divalent metal transporter; amino-acid sequence: MPKSLSLRSGLGSILFWSVISAAFIGPGTVTTCAMAGSRFGLDLLWALTFSTIGTILLQEAAARITIASGLSLGELITQLYGAKIRWLMSLLFGAVALGCAAYQAGNILGAVSGLALLTGSSTQFMTVLVGLVCILLLGRGSIRLIANVLGLIVFAMGAAFVYVALNSDSPAETVAKALVIPSLPSESLVLVIGLIGTTIVPYNLFLGSGLGQHQSLAEMRLGISLAVLIGGIISMSILIAGTLVTGDFSFQIVAQELSKRLGNWAGILFAFGLFAAGFTSCLTAPLAAAVTAKSLLGWSESSLAYRCVWLIVMVIGITFGLLGVKPVPIIILAQVANGLLLPIVTTFLLLAVNNKTILSVNYRNTWWQNIAMVIVVVVTAFLGIRNLWLAFQ
- a CDS encoding sugar phosphate isomerase/epimerase family protein → MPFGRRPFLRSLVAGTGASLLTSNQAAQAYLPTKTASVSCNSYAWLTFYNRQGKTWMADPDASLQEFVQAGLTAYEPAVNTADDVVKLIPLLAKHKLTMPSLYVNSTLHRTDEAQKSIESVLNIAEAARQAGTTIFVTNPSPIQWGSEKDKTDADLTEQAKNLDRLGAELRKRGITLAYHTHAPEHRQAAREFHHMLLATDPKNVSLCLDAHWVYRGSGNSQVALFDVVKLYGKRIIEIHIRQSREGIWQETFGDGDINYRRLTSDLKALNVRPLLVLEQCLEKGSPNTMGPVEAHKQDLIYAKEVFSGLIG